Proteins from a genomic interval of Bacteroidota bacterium:
- a CDS encoding T9SS type A sorting domain-containing protein, translating to MKKQIIKNVQSTKYDVQRNNRTLEHLNNEVRIYTSLFSIRLFKCSLFILFLLPLGEGLSFAQYTKLLDFAGTSNGSNPHSSLISDGTFLYGMTSTGGTNNLGTIFKIKFDGTGFSKLLDFAGASNGAGPYDSFISDGTFLYGMTRAGGTNDIGTIFKIKPDGTGYSKLHDFGSGSDGFTPNGSLLSLGTFLYGMTSQGGTNGIGTIFKIKPDGSGYLKLLDFNNTNGSNPYGSFITDGTILYGMTKGGGTNGLGTIFKIMPDGTGYTDLFDFSGTASGSNPRGSLVSDGTFFYGMTEQGGTGSIGVAFKIKTDGTGYLKLFDCAGLANGRYPAGSLVYDGTYIYGMAHEGGSNNLGLIYKIKTDGTGYYKLLDFAGASNGSYPYGSFISDGTFLYGMTDQGGTNGKGTIFKIGLTSGIAENNAAIDITVYPNPTNGKINVTSSQFENLKMQGIEIYNVMGENVYSEKILNPKSLILNLDMPSGVYFLHLKTERGTATQKLIINK from the coding sequence ATGAAAAAACAAATCATCAAGAATGTACAAAGTACAAAGTACGATGTACAAAGGAACAACCGAACATTAGAACATTTGAATAACGAAGTCAGAATTTATACTTCGCTGTTCTCAATTCGTTTGTTCAAATGTTCGTTATTCATTCTCTTCCTTCTCCCTTTAGGGGAGGGGCTTTCTTTCGCCCAATACACCAAGCTCCTCGATTTTGCCGGCACTTCCAACGGAAGCAATCCGCATAGCTCTCTTATTTCTGACGGCACTTTTCTCTACGGAATGACCAGCACAGGCGGCACAAATAATTTAGGAACCATCTTTAAAATAAAATTCGATGGAACAGGGTTTTCCAAACTCCTTGATTTCGCAGGCGCTTCAAACGGAGCCGGTCCGTATGACTCTTTTATTTCTGACGGAACTTTTCTCTATGGAATGACCCGCGCGGGCGGCACCAATGATATTGGAACCATCTTTAAAATAAAACCCGATGGAACAGGGTATTCTAAACTGCATGATTTCGGAAGCGGTTCAGACGGATTCACTCCAAATGGCTCTCTTCTCTCCCTCGGCACTTTTCTCTATGGAATGACATCGCAGGGCGGCACAAATGGTATTGGAACCATCTTTAAAATAAAACCCGATGGAAGCGGATATCTTAAACTGCTCGATTTTAATAATACAAACGGAAGCAATCCATACGGCTCTTTTATTACTGACGGAACTATTCTTTATGGAATGACAAAAGGCGGAGGCACCAATGGTTTGGGAACCATCTTTAAAATAATGCCCGATGGAACCGGATATACCGACCTGTTTGATTTCTCCGGCACTGCTTCTGGAAGCAATCCCCGCGGCTCTCTTGTTTCTGACGGAACTTTTTTCTATGGAATGACCGAGCAAGGCGGCACAGGCAGTATTGGAGTTGCCTTTAAAATAAAGACCGATGGAACCGGATATCTTAAACTGTTTGATTGCGCTGGTCTTGCAAACGGAAGATATCCTGCCGGCTCTCTTGTTTATGACGGAACTTATATTTATGGAATGGCACATGAAGGAGGCTCAAACAATCTGGGGCTGATCTATAAAATAAAAACCGATGGAACAGGGTATTACAAATTATTGGATTTCGCAGGCGCTTCAAACGGAAGCTATCCATACGGCTCTTTTATTTCTGACGGAACTTTTCTCTACGGAATGACCGATCAGGGCGGCACAAACGGTAAGGGAACAATATTTAAAATAGGGCTTACTTCCGGCATAGCCGAGAACAATGCGGCAATTGATATTACTGTTTATCCAAATCCCACAAACGGAAAGATAAATGTGACAAGTAGCCAATTTGAAAATTTGAAAATGCAAGGTATTGAAATCTATAATGTGATGGGAGAAAATGTCTATTCAGAAAAAATCCTAAATCCCAAATCCTTAATCCTTAATTTGGATATGCCAAGCGGAGTTTATTTTCTACATTTGAAAACCGAACGTGGAACCGCAACACAAAAACTAATCATCAATAAATAA